The following is a genomic window from Solanum lycopersicum chromosome 6, SLM_r2.1.
TATAGAATTGTTTGATCTATGTATGCTTGCTTATTTGTGGTTGTTCAGTCCTCTGCTTCAATTAATGTTTTTATACATGGGGTTTTAAGAAGGGAATTCTGCTTTTGGTAAGCCTTGGAGATCCATTTGTTTGAGGCCACGTTTATTGatcttctattaaaaccaatctctaATTTATGTATCCTTAAATTATCCTTTGCAAGGATGAAAAAACTACAGGAAAGACACATAAggcaccaaaaataaaaagaaagaactaGAGAAATTTATGTATTGCTGAagcatatatgtatttttttatttcaatttttttttgttgaagcGAGTTCTTTATTGCACTCTTTCTGGCCATATTCTTGATTAGTTGATATATTCATGAGACAATATGCTCCCTTTTATATTCTATCCTGTAGAAAAAAATAGCAAAAGTTGACTACCATATCTGTTATCGTTACTGTGTGGTATTTTGTTGCTCTGAAGTCTGCGTGTTCCCTTCTTGTGGGATTAAAGAGTATGTTGTTGGTGAAGTCTGCATGTACTGCTTGCAGGTATGAATTGTTTATGAAAgctttcaattatatatctggCAAAATCGACCAGATATACAAGCAGCTCACAAAGAGCAATACACATCCTCTCGGTGGGACGGCATATCTTAACTTGGATAATGAAGATGAGCCATTTTTACATGGTATCAAGTATACCGCTATGCCCCCAACAAAACGGTTTCGGGATATGGAACAGCTTTCAGGAGGAGAGAAGACGGTTGCAGCACTTGCATTGCTTTTTGCTATCCACAGGTAATCTGTGTGGCTACTCACAAACTCATTATGCTAGCAGGAAGTAGGGAAATACTTCTTTTAGTCTCAGAAATTACTAATGTTCATTTGGCACAGTTGACATCCACTTGATATGCAAATATCAGTTAGTGTGAGCGAATTGTAGATAGTGTCATAGTGATAATACCTATCTTGTGATAATACCTATCTTGTTTCCTTccaatttgaacttttttgtGTGATTTTCAGTTTTAGACCGTCTCCATTCTTCATACTGGATGAAGTTGATGCTGCATTGGATAATCTGAATGTTGCCAAAGTTGCTGGATTCATTCGATCAAAGTCGTGTGGAGGTGCTAGGCTTACTCAGGATCCTGAAGAAGGATGTGGCTTCCAAAGCATTGTTATCTCTCTGAAAGACAGCTTTTATGACAAAGCTGAAGCTTTGGTTGGTGTTTACAGGGATGCTGAGAGAGGGTAAGATTCTGCAGCCTCTCTATCACTCACTTCCCTTCTCTCTTCTTACTTGAGATAATAACATGAAcatggtgtttttttttttttttcttttcttgttgcAGTTGCTCGAGCACATTGACATTTGATCTGACCAAGTACAGGGAATCGTGAAAGTCCAATCTCTTAATTCTCTGGAGATGTAGTTCACCGATGTTTAGATTGTATTTAACTGATCTTTGGTGGGTCGTTAATATAACAGTTCAAATGTAGTGTAGATTGGTATATAAGTGATCTTGTTACATTATATACATACAGTTGTTTGAAGTTTCACAACGCTCGTATCTAAATGTATTTTACTTGTGATTTTAAGTAGTACATATTGTGGCTGCTTATTTGCTTTGAAATCTTCACTTAGAGACTCATAATTAAGGGTGTTACGAAAGCAGGAAAGGATGACACATAGTTTAGTCTGAGAATGTTATAATAGCACCCACACGAACACAAGTAGAACTAAAAATGTCCATTGAACCACATAGCTTACAGAAAAAGCTAACACACTTGTAGTAACAATCAATTAGTCGCAGGCTTCATTAGCTTGAGATAACTGTTGAGCCAAAACAGAAGCAGATTTTTCAGAAACCAAAGCTTGAATTAGCATGGTCTTTACTTCCCAAGCACTGTAGGGATAATTCTGTCTGGCATATGAGTTCAACAATGCAGCTGTTGATTGCTTCACTAATCTGGCAAATACGTTATCCCCATCGTCGTTTCTTCCAGCAGCTTCTAACAATGTTAGATCGTACCTGTATCGCTCGTAGGCCCTGGATCCAAATATTTTAGATACTGTCGATGTCTGTGGTACCATTTTTGGCCATGACTCTCTCCTGCTGCTCCAATACCTATTTCATTCACCAATAGCAAAATAACAGTTTTTTATAGCTCATTGCCATAGTGATGATAATGCTAGCAATTTTAGACTAGTAGAAAGAAGGGTTTCTTACTGAGGAGTACATCTTCCTCTGTTTCTGGTGTACACAAATCCAGGTCTAAACTGTTGCGCCGATACATCCAAGTAATAAGTAAATAAGAGCACTAGAAGAGCCAAACGATTCTTCCGTATAAGAGAATTAGCCATTTTCTTTTGAGTTATCTCAAACTCTCTAGTGGAAGTTATGTACATTTGGATCTGAAGAAAAACACATCCATCTTTTGGTCGTCCTCGAAAGTGGTGCAAATTTGAAGTTGCTTGCTTTTATTGAAACTATCACTTTCattatttctccattttttaactttatttgcTGTATAATGGGTCAGGTGTTTGTTTGTAGCTAATGACATCCCACGTGGCGGATACCTTACCTTGCACGAATAATTTATCCTTTACTTTATATAGGGACCGTTGTGGGTTATATTCCgtcttattttgttttgaattcCATTTTTATATACAATCAATTAAACCTAGTAATCGTGGTAACTAATGATTTGATTTCCCTtgtaggaaaaaaaaaatgatagtaaTTTACGACAAGCTGTGAGCTGTGGCAGTAGATAATGGTAATTGATAGTGGTTGTTGTGACCAGTGTTACAGAGTGTAAAGAAAACTAAACTTAGTAACTAATgtctaaataattataatttgagaGTTGAAAACAAATTAACTTGGtgaataaaatttgaatgattcaaattcaaatctttatccagtataatgaataaaatccctgatataaaaagaaaatgatggaATCAAAGAGTTCTCACGCTagatatttcaaatttgagcCACTAAAGAGATAGAGAGTAGTAATAACAAGCTTAAATATGATCTCACAAAACCCAGTGTGCATATGTATGTACAACTGATAAAACAGGACAGATACAACGCTTGACCACAATTATAttgcaataataaaaaaatgggtTTGAAGcaacaatatatacatattacgCGCAGGAGTGGCAATCATGCAAAGAGTTCCTCACGTGTAAGCCCCTAATAATGGATGGTGTGTTTGGGAGTGTATTTTACTAACAATTCACCTACATGCCAAGTGCTACCTAAAGAGGTGCAAGGACTCCCCCCTTCTGTATATATAACTCAGTGCAAGAAGTCCCTCATGGGATCGTCATGGAGGACCTTTTTCATTCTGTAAGCCTCCATTTCTTCCGGTGTAACCTACACAGAGAAATGTGGTAAGACAGCCCAAAAGAGAAGATACAGAGAAGAAGGGAAAGATAAAAACGAAGAACCAGATGTACCTCGTCATTGTATTTCACGTTGTATTTCCTTTTCCTTTCATCCCTCTCTTCTCTCCTCTTTTCATCCTCCTGCTCAGACAAGGAATACAAATTTAAGATCGTGTTAGAGCATCCAGATATACATGTGAGCTAGAGCCAGCTGAGTATCCACAATATTAAAACATGGATCCATTCAGGCTATCAACCACCACCCACTCTTTTCCACTACCATTCTTTGTGAACAtcggaaagaaaaagaaattaaattgtttccaaaaagaagaagaggaaactGAGTTAATTGATCATCATGATGTGTGAGAAATCAAGATGAGTGGCTTCATAATCACCAAGAATAGGTTAAACCGGATATACCTTTTTAAGAGCTTCAGCCAGCTTTTGCTGGTCCAGAACCAAATCGTCAGGAACTTCAGTTCCCCAAGTAGTGAGCCTCTTCTCCTCAACCGGCGCATGTGTATCTAGATTGATCACATATAAGATGAAacgaatataaatataaaattttgagataaaCGGCTACACTGCATACAATTATACCTACAAAGTGACAGGTAAGAAAAAAAACCACCTTCAAATATGGGATTCATGCCACATTAGGAAAATATGTACACATCTGAATTACAAGTGCTAGGAAATCAGACAGTTCACTGATAATTCTGTCATCAAATATGCAATTCCCCCAAAATTGCATATTCATAATACAATGAACAACAGAGGGTGGTTGAACCAAAGGAGGAATGTTAACTCCTTTGACTTTTGTCAAATTCTATTACATTGCTGCCCCCAGAAAAACTGTAGAAGGTTGCTAATTCCAGTAATAATCAAATTCTTGACCAAAATTCGAAGAAGATGACGGGCAAAATCTCAGCAGTCTATGAAATAAATGCTCTGTATTTATAGGTAAGAAGACCCTAGACATCCCAAACAAGTTGGGCtcggctatatgaatcctcactgACTATGTTTCCCTTTCAATTCATCTCAAGCCAACATcaaatgaagtaataaatataaataataataaaaataccaGCAGTTCTCCATCTTTCCTATTGCGTAAAAATCTCTAATATTGCTAAAAGACTCCTATAAAGCATAAGATCTAAAGTAAACATATTAAGAGTACTCCCAATCAATTGGGCATCATGGAAAATACTTGGATTTGAGAAACTAGAGACTTGAAAAGCATTTCCGTTCTGTGATTTTTTTACTGGTCTGACAACGAGAATGTGCTCTAAGAAAAGAGTTGATGATATCATTGGAATTACGTTGATAATGATCTAGTTCACAATgtgctttttttctttttttgcggAGGAAAGTAGCAGGTAACTTAAAGAAGTAATATGATGGTCTCTCGTAACTTCGGGTCATATGCATCCATAAAAtctaaaatcaaacaaaaagaaTTGTGAAAGTTCCATTATCAGGAAACTGGATTATCGGGGATAGCAACCTGAATTTCAATAGAGAACACTAACCTTCAGCAGACTCCTTGCGAGCAATATTGGCCTTCATAAGATCAGTAGAAGCCTCAGCTGCTTCAATTCCAGCAGCACCTGTACAGTAGCTGTTTCTGATTGTCTGTTTGCAGCATTTGTAACCCCAATGGTGATCCTTCCACCATGAACCCCAAACTGTGGTGTGGTTATTGATAAAAACATCCTCTTCATATTTGCTTCTAGGAATAGACATCTCCTACAGCAAGCAACTCACAAGTTATGCCAAACAAATGAATCTAGAAACATTTTATAAACATTATCCACTCTTAATTTCCTAATAAATGTTATTTCTAGTTCTATCTTATTTCCCCAGAAAATGGAGCAAGTATTTCTTTGCACCGCACAGGCTAGTTGAGAAGGTTTTGGAGACCGTATCTGAAATTTGTCGTGCTGTCCAGATGTTTATGTAAATGAGGATAGTTAAGTCTGGAATCTAATTAGCTGTATGAAAGGCCGATGATAGTTTCTTTGAGGTATCAGTATAcattcattctttaataatccTCTCATAGAGTTTAATAAgtaatatttctttatatatcAAGTTATTTCCAGTTTGGATAAACTTGGTTAGGATAAGAATAGAAATACCCGCatcttcaaaagaaaaaagatgtcAAATTGCCTTCAACCGAAGTAAACAGAGCCATATGATTGGAGACTGGATTGCTGGATATGATGGAAGAAGAGGATGATCTCTTGAATTGTTCTGCTCTCAATGCTTGAAGTAGGAAATAGTAATGAAGTTTATTATGTTGCTGGAACTGAAAGGTGAAGGGAACCTAAACCCAGCAGAGATTGGAATTAAGCAGAATGAACCCAAATGATATCAGATACTTTTTTACAATTGCAACAACAATTAAGCTTCAATCTCAGAGTAATTTAATATATACCATTACATTATGCCATTCAACCCCATGTCCTAAAACTTGCAAAGTAATTTATGCAGTTTTTGATGAAAGAATTACCTGGCCCTTCACAATCCTACCAGCACAATCATATTCAACTTCTCTCTCACTCTGACCCAACAGTAGTTCTCTCGGGAGTATTTCTTCACTGGCAGCATTACCATACTTCTCCATGATATCCTCCTTTGTTTGTGACTTCAGTTTCTCCTTGTTAACCTTGTAATTTTTGTGAAGCAGTTCTGCTTGGGATGGAGCTGCTTGCATATGAACATCATGCCCCTTGTCAAAAGCTTCCCAAGCATGAATATTCAGCTGC
Proteins encoded in this region:
- the LOC101261243 gene encoding uncharacterized protein, translating into MYITSTREFEITQKKMANSLIRKNRLALLVLLFTYYLDVSAQQFRPGFVYTRNRGRCTPQYWSSRRESWPKMVPQTSTVSKIFGSRAYERYRYDLTLLEAAGRNDDGDNVFARLVKQSTAALLNSYARQNYPYSAWEVKTMLIQALVSEKSASVLAQQLSQANEACD